In Kitasatospora gansuensis, a genomic segment contains:
- a CDS encoding thiamine pyrophosphate-binding protein, translating to MSARPGKVALFEQLAVDGMDYMFGNPGTVEQGFLDLADHSGTDYVLALHEGVAVGMADGYARAAQRPALVQLHSGVGLGNGIGLLYQAKRGGSPLVVLVGESGIRYDAMDAQMAADLVAMAEPVTKYATRVVDPGSLLRVLRRAVKIAMTPPRGPVMVVLPADVLDQLTDEPAVPTVLPSTRVVPAGDDIARAAELLLAGSHPIVLMGDGVAVSGAQAELAAVADRLGAPVWGVNSSEVNLDTTHPRFAGNLGHMFGRDSARIVGEADSVLIVGTYVFPEVFPELASPFRPDARIVHIDLDAYEIAKNFPVDLGLVADPKLTLEALAGELARRGEAVKPVPVTRPAAAEVPETMMEQFARELARQAPAELAVFDEALTASGPLTRHLPPRLPGTYFQTRGGSLGVGIPGALGVKLARPDLKVVGFTGDGGSMYTIQALWTAARHHIDAKFVICNNRRYRLLDLNIEQYWRELGIPSHGFPDAFDLSRPDIRFADLAASLGVPGLRVEKPEQVAGAIETLLSHDGPFLIDLITE from the coding sequence ATGTCCGCCAGGCCAGGCAAGGTCGCCCTGTTCGAACAGCTCGCCGTTGACGGCATGGACTACATGTTCGGCAACCCGGGCACCGTCGAGCAGGGGTTCCTCGACCTCGCCGACCACAGTGGTACCGACTACGTGCTCGCTCTCCACGAGGGCGTCGCGGTGGGAATGGCGGACGGATACGCGCGGGCCGCCCAGCGGCCCGCGCTCGTCCAGCTGCACAGCGGCGTCGGGCTCGGCAACGGCATCGGCCTGCTGTACCAGGCCAAGCGGGGCGGGTCCCCGCTGGTGGTGCTGGTCGGCGAGTCGGGCATCCGGTACGACGCGATGGACGCCCAGATGGCCGCCGACCTGGTCGCGATGGCCGAGCCGGTCACCAAGTACGCCACCAGGGTGGTCGATCCGGGCTCGCTGCTGCGGGTGCTGCGGCGGGCGGTGAAGATCGCCATGACGCCGCCGCGCGGTCCGGTGATGGTGGTGCTGCCCGCCGACGTGCTGGACCAGCTGACCGACGAGCCCGCGGTGCCCACCGTGCTGCCCTCGACCCGGGTGGTCCCGGCCGGGGACGACATCGCCCGGGCGGCCGAGCTGCTGCTGGCCGGCTCGCACCCGATCGTGCTGATGGGCGACGGGGTGGCGGTCAGCGGTGCGCAGGCCGAACTGGCGGCAGTGGCCGACCGGTTGGGCGCGCCGGTGTGGGGGGTGAACTCCTCGGAGGTCAACCTCGACACCACCCACCCCCGGTTCGCCGGGAACCTCGGGCACATGTTCGGCCGGGACAGTGCCCGGATCGTCGGCGAGGCCGACAGCGTCCTGATCGTCGGGACGTACGTCTTCCCCGAGGTCTTCCCCGAGCTGGCCAGCCCGTTCCGGCCGGACGCCAGGATCGTGCACATCGACCTGGACGCCTACGAGATCGCCAAGAACTTCCCGGTGGACCTCGGGCTGGTGGCCGACCCGAAGCTCACCCTGGAGGCGCTGGCGGGTGAACTCGCCCGCCGGGGCGAGGCGGTGAAGCCGGTGCCGGTCACCAGGCCGGCCGCGGCCGAGGTGCCGGAGACGATGATGGAGCAGTTCGCCCGCGAGCTGGCCCGGCAGGCCCCGGCCGAGCTGGCGGTCTTCGACGAGGCGCTGACCGCCTCCGGGCCGCTCACCCGGCACCTGCCGCCCCGGCTGCCCGGTACGTACTTCCAGACCCGGGGCGGTTCGCTCGGCGTGGGCATCCCCGGTGCGCTGGGCGTCAAGCTGGCCCGTCCCGACCTGAAGGTGGTGGGCTTCACCGGGGACGGCGGCAGCATGTACACCATCCAGGCGCTCTGGACGGCGGCCCGGCACCACATCGACGCCAAGTTCGTGATCTGCAACAACCGCCGCTACCGGCTGCTCGACCTGAACATCGAGCAGTACTGGCGGGAGCTGGGCATCCCCAGCCACGGCTTCCCGGACGCCTTCGACCTGTCCCGGCCCGACATCAGGTTCGCCGATCTGGCGGCCTCGCTCGGGGTGCCCGGACTGCGGGTGGAGAAGCCCGAGCAGGTGGCCGGGGCGATCGAGACCCTGCTCAGCCACGACGGCCCGTTCCTGATCGACCTGATCACCGAGTAA
- a CDS encoding type 1 glutamine amidotransferase domain-containing protein: MSKRILVVLSEYGYWGEELVGPVEAFDARGYRTTFITPNGKRAHALPPSLDSEYIDPPLGRSVTSRDMARRARALDDSSRLDNPLSLAELIPERPYYSALNHLRDLEEYNRRINSATSELLSDFDALVIVGGSGPIVDLANNERLHELVLAFVAADKPILAECYGVAVLAFARDLESRQSLLWGKHVTGHPKEYDYKDGTGFLGVDFNMGPPPYPLEYILRDATGPEGRFHGNVGKETSVIVDFPFVTARSTPDSLPSGELLVEVLENGLRRHGW, encoded by the coding sequence GTGTCAAAACGCATCCTGGTGGTGCTCTCCGAGTACGGGTACTGGGGCGAGGAGCTGGTCGGCCCGGTGGAGGCGTTCGACGCCCGTGGCTACCGGACCACCTTCATCACCCCGAACGGCAAGCGGGCGCACGCCCTGCCGCCGAGCCTGGACTCCGAGTACATCGACCCCCCGCTCGGCCGCTCGGTCACCAGCCGGGACATGGCCCGCCGGGCCCGGGCGCTGGACGACTCCAGCCGCCTGGACAACCCGCTCAGCCTGGCCGAGCTGATCCCGGAGCGCCCGTACTACAGCGCGCTCAACCACCTCCGCGACCTGGAGGAGTACAACCGCAGGATCAACTCCGCGACGAGTGAACTCCTGTCGGACTTCGATGCGTTGGTGATCGTGGGCGGCTCGGGTCCGATCGTCGACCTGGCCAACAACGAGCGCCTGCACGAGCTGGTGCTGGCCTTCGTGGCGGCCGACAAGCCGATCCTGGCCGAGTGCTACGGGGTGGCCGTGCTGGCCTTCGCCCGTGACCTGGAGAGCCGGCAGAGCCTGCTCTGGGGCAAGCACGTCACCGGGCACCCGAAGGAGTACGACTACAAGGACGGCACCGGCTTCCTCGGCGTCGACTTCAACATGGGCCCGCCGCCGTACCCGCTGGAGTACATCCTCCGGGACGCCACCGGACCCGAGGGCCGGTTCCACGGCAACGTGGGCAAGGAGACCTCGGTGATCGTCGACTTCCCGTTCGTCACGGCCAGGTCGACGCCCGACTCGCTGCCCTCCGGGGAGCTGCTGGTCGAGGTGCTGGAGAACGGCCTGCGCCGGCACGGCTGGTAG
- a CDS encoding MFS transporter produces MPLAKTRDDGGRGLRRAAVLANADWCVTTPLLPALAAGLGTGPGTVTLSVGLHSLGHACALPLWGRLVDRYGPQAAVRAGLLLAAVASAGSALATGAGPWLVLRVLAGAGFAALTPAIAARHAAVADPGARQRRFAGLTTATSVSAVLTPLLAGLAVAHGSWRLLFGALAVGAGLTVAGLRRGAPPGPRPTGRRPVPSGRRLVLGLGLLEGTALVAPPMLLVPALGEGAGRAGPVVVTAYALGVLAGSLTVRRHGRRWPAGRLLAVGGLACVSAAAVAWSGRSAVPAVLAAVLYGCAWSYLHTTLQTWLPGAGPAGSEGGTASLFATSGMLAGALTVTAAAPLLDHGWAGWLFGAEAVLGAALVPAARSLTRPPVATREFPVEFPEKNPDRKFAAVARVGILFSQSPGNVVDPGPPEHLTSIPGRNPWVAV; encoded by the coding sequence ATGCCACTCGCGAAGACCCGTGACGACGGGGGCCGCGGCCTGCGCCGGGCCGCCGTGCTCGCCAACGCCGACTGGTGCGTCACCACTCCCCTGCTGCCCGCCCTGGCCGCCGGTCTCGGCACCGGCCCTGGCACGGTGACCCTCTCGGTCGGGCTGCACTCGCTCGGCCACGCCTGCGCCCTGCCGCTCTGGGGACGGCTGGTGGACCGGTACGGTCCGCAGGCCGCCGTCCGGGCCGGGCTGCTGCTGGCCGCGGTCGCCTCGGCCGGCTCCGCGCTGGCCACCGGGGCGGGCCCCTGGCTGGTGCTGCGGGTGCTGGCGGGCGCCGGGTTCGCCGCGCTCACCCCGGCGATCGCCGCCCGGCACGCGGCGGTGGCCGACCCGGGCGCCCGGCAACGGCGGTTCGCCGGGCTCACCACCGCCACCTCGGTCAGCGCCGTGCTCACCCCGCTGCTGGCCGGACTTGCCGTCGCGCACGGCAGTTGGCGGCTGCTGTTCGGCGCGCTCGCCGTCGGCGCCGGGCTGACCGTGGCCGGGCTGCGGCGGGGCGCACCCCCGGGCCCGCGGCCGACCGGCCGGCGCCCGGTGCCGTCCGGGCGGCGGCTGGTGCTGGGCCTCGGGCTGCTGGAGGGCACCGCGCTGGTGGCGCCGCCGATGCTGCTGGTCCCGGCCCTCGGTGAGGGGGCCGGGCGGGCCGGTCCGGTGGTGGTGACGGCCTACGCGCTCGGGGTGCTGGCCGGCTCCCTGACGGTCCGTCGGCACGGCCGGCGGTGGCCCGCCGGGCGGCTGCTCGCCGTCGGCGGCCTGGCCTGCGTGAGCGCCGCCGCAGTCGCCTGGTCCGGGCGGTCGGCGGTCCCCGCAGTGCTCGCGGCGGTGCTGTACGGCTGCGCCTGGAGCTACCTGCACACCACCCTGCAGACCTGGCTGCCGGGCGCCGGTCCTGCCGGATCCGAGGGCGGTACCGCCTCGCTGTTCGCCACCTCGGGGATGCTGGCCGGGGCGCTGACCGTGACCGCCGCCGCCCCGCTGCTCGACCACGGCTGGGCCGGCTGGCTGTTCGGCGCCGAGGCGGTGCTCGGCGCGGCCCTGGTGCCGGCCGCCCGTTCGCTCACCCGGCCACCCGTCGCCACCAGGGAATTTCCGGTGGAGTTCCCGGAAAAGAACCCGGACCGTAAATTCGCGGCAGTTGCCAGAGTTGGAATTCTCTTCTCGCAATCACCGGGAAACGTCGTCGATCCTGGTCCTCCGGAGCACTTAACGTCTATTCCTGGGAGAAATCCATGGGTGGCCGTCTGA
- a CDS encoding maltotransferase domain-containing protein, producing MGGRLSIDEVKPVIGHGEYPAKSVVGEHLPVDATIWREGHDAVGAAVRWCGPGGTSAEIAMTAVDPGTDRWQAVVVPDREGPWTFQVIAWSDPWASWRHAVLAKVEAGQGAEELAAELELGARLLERVARSGRSADRPELTRAAEALRDPRTPVRLRVRAALTDRVERLVAAAAPRDLVTEGPSYQVEVDRERALFSSWYEFFPRSTGGTDAAGRPVHGTFRTAARELTRVAAMGFDVVYLPPVHPIGAVNRKGPNNSLTAGPEDVGSPWAVGSAAGGHDAVHPELGTLADFDAFLFEAGRLGLEVALDLALQCAPDHPWVAEHPEWFTQLPDGSIAFAENPPKKYQDIYPLNFDRAPGGLYREILRVVEFWAERGVRIFRVDNPHTKPPDFWHWLIRTVKSTRPDVLFLAEAFTRPAVLHGLARLGFTQSYTYFTWRDTKEELTDYLTELVGDADFLRPNFFVNTPDILPRGLQRDDPGAFAVRAALAALLSPSWGVYAGFELMEHQVLASGGEEYLDSEKFQLRPRDFAAARAEGRSLEPWLTVLNGIRRRHPALQQLRTLRFHPVDSADLIAFSKTDPATGDTVLCVVTLDPSRPTEGTVTLDPAGPLPGRLLVTDEVTGELRELGTSFDVKVDPDRTVAHIYSWRNS from the coding sequence ATGGGTGGCCGTCTGAGTATCGACGAAGTCAAACCGGTCATCGGGCACGGAGAATATCCGGCCAAATCGGTGGTCGGTGAGCACCTGCCGGTCGACGCCACGATCTGGCGCGAGGGGCACGACGCGGTCGGCGCCGCCGTCCGCTGGTGCGGTCCCGGCGGCACCTCCGCCGAGATCGCGATGACCGCGGTCGACCCCGGCACCGACCGCTGGCAGGCGGTGGTGGTGCCGGACCGCGAGGGTCCCTGGACCTTCCAGGTGATCGCCTGGAGCGACCCGTGGGCCAGCTGGCGGCACGCCGTCCTGGCCAAGGTCGAAGCAGGCCAGGGCGCCGAGGAGTTGGCCGCCGAGCTGGAGCTCGGCGCCCGGCTGCTGGAGCGGGTCGCCCGGTCCGGCCGGTCCGCCGACCGGCCCGAGCTGACCCGGGCCGCCGAGGCGCTGCGCGACCCGCGGACCCCGGTCCGACTGCGGGTCAGGGCCGCGCTGACCGACCGGGTGGAGCGGCTGGTGGCGGCCGCCGCACCGCGCGACCTGGTCACCGAGGGGCCCTCGTACCAGGTCGAAGTCGACCGCGAGCGTGCCCTGTTCAGCAGCTGGTACGAGTTCTTCCCGCGTTCCACCGGCGGCACCGACGCCGCCGGGCGGCCGGTGCACGGCACCTTCAGGACCGCCGCCCGGGAGCTGACCAGGGTCGCCGCGATGGGCTTCGACGTGGTCTACCTGCCGCCGGTCCACCCGATCGGGGCGGTCAACCGGAAGGGGCCGAACAACTCGCTGACCGCGGGCCCGGAGGACGTCGGTTCGCCCTGGGCGGTCGGCTCGGCGGCCGGCGGGCACGACGCCGTGCACCCGGAGCTCGGCACCCTGGCGGACTTCGACGCGTTCCTGTTCGAGGCCGGGCGGCTCGGCCTGGAGGTGGCGCTCGACCTCGCCCTGCAGTGCGCCCCCGACCACCCGTGGGTCGCCGAGCACCCCGAGTGGTTCACCCAACTCCCGGACGGCAGCATCGCGTTCGCCGAGAACCCGCCGAAGAAGTACCAGGACATCTACCCGCTCAACTTCGACCGGGCCCCGGGCGGCCTGTACCGGGAGATCCTCCGGGTGGTGGAGTTCTGGGCCGAGCGCGGGGTGCGGATCTTCCGGGTCGACAACCCGCACACCAAGCCGCCGGACTTCTGGCACTGGCTGATCCGCACCGTGAAGTCCACCCGCCCGGACGTGCTCTTCCTGGCCGAGGCGTTCACCCGCCCCGCCGTGCTGCACGGGCTGGCCAGGCTCGGCTTCACGCAGTCCTACACCTACTTCACCTGGCGCGACACCAAGGAGGAACTCACCGACTACCTGACCGAGTTGGTCGGCGACGCCGACTTCCTGCGGCCGAACTTCTTCGTCAACACCCCCGACATCCTGCCGCGCGGCCTGCAGCGGGACGACCCCGGCGCCTTCGCCGTCCGGGCCGCGCTGGCCGCGCTGCTCTCGCCGAGCTGGGGGGTCTACGCGGGCTTCGAACTGATGGAGCACCAGGTACTGGCGAGCGGGGGCGAGGAGTACCTGGACTCCGAGAAGTTCCAGCTGCGGCCGCGCGACTTCGCCGCCGCCCGGGCCGAGGGACGTTCGCTGGAGCCCTGGCTGACCGTGCTGAACGGCATCCGGCGGCGGCACCCCGCGCTGCAGCAGCTGCGCACCCTGCGCTTCCACCCGGTGGACAGCGCGGACCTGATCGCGTTCTCCAAGACCGACCCGGCCACCGGGGACACCGTGCTCTGCGTCGTCACCCTCGACCCGAGCCGGCCCACCGAGGGCACGGTCACCCTGGACCCGGCCGGACCGCTCCCCGGACGCCTCCTGGTCACCGACGAAGTGACCGGCGAGCTGCGGGAGTTGGGCACCTCCTTCGACGTCAAGGTGGACCCGGACCGGACCGTCGCGCACATCTACTCCTGGAGGAACAGTTGA
- the treS gene encoding maltose alpha-D-glucosyltransferase, producing MSTHALPVSADWFKKAVFYEVMVRSFHDSNQDGAGDLRGLIEKLDYLQWLGVDCLWLPPFFASPLRDGGYDVADYRSVLPEFGTLQDFTDLLDAAHQRGMRVVIDMVMNHTSDQHPWFQESRRDPEGPYGDFYMWADDDKRYPDARIIFVDTENSNWAHDPVRGQYYWHRFFSHQPDLNYESPAVQDAMLDVLRFWLDLQVDGFRLDAVPYLFAQDGTNCENLPQTHAFLKRVRAMVDQEYPGRVLLAEANQWPEDVAHYFGDYTSGGDECHMAFHFPLMPRIFMAVRMESKQPVSDVLAKTPDIPENCQWGIFLRNHDELTLEMVTDEERDFMYAEYAKDPRMRANVGIRRRLAPLLRGDRNQIELFTALLLSLPGSPVLYYGDEIGMGDNIWLGDRDGVRTPMQWTPDRNAGFSGADPGRLSLPPIMDPVYGYQAVNVESQSGNDSSLLQWTRRMLTARRQHPAFGLGDFAEIATSNPAVLAYSRSHVLPDGRESTVVCVNNFSRHPQPVELELGGYQGRTPVEVTGEVPFPTITDRPYQLTLKGHGFYWFCVCRDSDRS from the coding sequence TTGAGCACTCACGCGCTGCCGGTCTCCGCCGACTGGTTCAAGAAGGCGGTGTTCTACGAGGTCATGGTGCGGTCCTTCCACGACAGCAACCAGGACGGCGCGGGCGACCTGCGCGGGCTGATCGAGAAGCTGGACTACCTGCAGTGGCTCGGGGTGGACTGCCTCTGGCTGCCGCCGTTCTTCGCCTCGCCGCTGCGGGACGGCGGGTACGACGTGGCGGACTACCGCTCCGTACTGCCGGAGTTCGGCACCCTGCAGGACTTCACCGACCTGCTGGACGCCGCGCACCAGCGCGGTATGCGGGTGGTGATCGACATGGTGATGAACCACACCAGCGACCAGCACCCGTGGTTCCAGGAGTCCCGCCGCGACCCCGAAGGCCCGTACGGCGACTTCTACATGTGGGCCGACGACGACAAGCGGTACCCGGACGCCCGGATCATCTTCGTCGACACCGAGAACTCCAACTGGGCCCACGACCCGGTCCGCGGTCAGTACTACTGGCACCGCTTCTTCTCGCACCAGCCCGACCTCAACTACGAGAGCCCGGCCGTCCAGGACGCCATGCTGGACGTGCTGCGGTTCTGGCTCGACCTCCAGGTGGACGGCTTCCGGCTGGACGCGGTGCCCTACCTGTTCGCCCAGGACGGCACCAACTGCGAGAACCTGCCGCAGACCCACGCCTTCCTCAAGCGGGTCCGCGCGATGGTGGACCAGGAGTACCCGGGCCGGGTCCTGCTGGCCGAGGCCAACCAGTGGCCGGAGGACGTCGCGCACTACTTCGGCGACTACACCTCCGGCGGCGACGAGTGCCACATGGCGTTCCACTTCCCGCTGATGCCACGGATCTTCATGGCGGTCCGGATGGAGTCCAAGCAGCCGGTCTCCGACGTGCTGGCCAAGACCCCGGACATCCCCGAGAACTGCCAGTGGGGGATCTTCCTGCGCAACCACGACGAGCTGACCCTGGAGATGGTCACCGACGAGGAGCGCGACTTCATGTACGCGGAGTACGCCAAGGACCCGCGGATGCGGGCCAACGTCGGCATCCGCCGCCGGCTGGCGCCGCTGCTGCGCGGGGACCGCAACCAGATCGAGCTGTTCACCGCCCTGCTGCTCTCGCTCCCCGGCTCGCCGGTCCTCTACTACGGGGACGAGATCGGCATGGGCGACAACATCTGGCTCGGCGACCGGGACGGCGTCCGCACCCCCATGCAGTGGACACCCGACCGCAACGCGGGCTTCTCCGGCGCCGACCCGGGCCGGCTCAGCCTGCCGCCGATCATGGACCCGGTGTACGGCTACCAGGCCGTCAACGTGGAGAGCCAGTCCGGCAACGACTCCTCGCTGCTGCAGTGGACCCGGCGGATGCTGACGGCCCGTCGGCAGCACCCCGCCTTCGGGCTCGGCGACTTCGCCGAGATCGCCACCTCGAACCCGGCCGTGCTCGCCTACAGCCGCAGCCACGTGCTGCCGGACGGCCGGGAGTCCACCGTGGTCTGCGTCAACAACTTCTCCCGGCACCCGCAGCCGGTCGAACTGGAACTGGGCGGCTACCAGGGGCGCACCCCGGTCGAGGTGACCGGCGAGGTGCCGTTCCCGACCATCACCGACCGGCCGTACCAACTCACCCTGAAGGGCCACGGGTTCTACTGGTTCTGCGTCTGCCGGGACAGTGACCGGTCATGA
- a CDS encoding maltokinase N-terminal cap-like domain-containing protein: protein MTAAAVALDHRLARALDAWLPWQRWYAGKGRPHTAVTVVQSTPFSELPDGSVGSILVLRVDFADRGAAEHYQVPVGIRASLPDPVAPYLIAALDDLVVYEATGDHELVTELLGLVAGEHARDPLGFTSFGGFADGPPLSSRPLGVEQTNTSVVVDDRYVVKFFRRLHPGVNPELELPRALAASAGRHTAALHGAVEGHLDGAPVTYAVVQSFLAGAVDGWALAQDSLHRLRTEPWSAVREFAAEAFEMGRAVATVHAELAAGLGTGLLGPAELAGLAATMARQLDESCRVVPELALHRVDLAAAFAEVARLPGGAETQRVHGDLHLGQLLRGPAGWALIDFEGEPSLPMAERAVPHSPLRDVAGMLRSFEYAADHADLLAGPSNPAATARLRIWAEQGADAFCLGYAGVAGWDPRGQDALLRAHTLHKAVYEAHYEARHRPDFLPIPLAAVRRLLAQ from the coding sequence ATGACGGCCGCCGCCGTCGCCCTCGACCACCGGCTGGCCAGGGCGCTGGACGCCTGGCTGCCCTGGCAGCGCTGGTACGCCGGGAAGGGGCGCCCGCACACCGCGGTGACCGTGGTGCAGAGCACCCCGTTCAGCGAGCTGCCGGACGGCTCGGTCGGCTCGATCCTGGTGCTCCGGGTGGACTTCGCCGACCGGGGCGCGGCCGAGCACTACCAGGTCCCGGTCGGCATCCGGGCCTCGCTGCCCGATCCGGTGGCGCCGTACCTGATCGCCGCCCTGGACGACCTGGTGGTCTACGAGGCCACCGGGGACCACGAGTTGGTCACCGAACTGCTCGGCCTGGTGGCCGGGGAGCACGCCCGGGACCCGCTCGGCTTCACCAGCTTCGGCGGCTTCGCCGACGGACCGCCGCTCAGCAGCCGGCCGCTGGGGGTCGAGCAGACCAACACCTCGGTGGTGGTGGACGACCGCTACGTGGTCAAGTTCTTCCGGCGGCTGCACCCGGGGGTCAACCCGGAGCTGGAACTGCCCCGGGCCCTGGCCGCCTCGGCGGGCCGGCACACCGCCGCCCTGCACGGAGCGGTGGAAGGACATCTGGACGGCGCCCCGGTCACCTACGCCGTGGTGCAGTCCTTCCTGGCCGGCGCGGTGGACGGCTGGGCCCTGGCACAGGACAGCCTGCACCGGCTCCGGACCGAACCGTGGTCTGCGGTACGGGAGTTCGCCGCCGAGGCGTTCGAGATGGGCCGGGCGGTGGCCACCGTGCACGCCGAACTGGCGGCCGGCCTCGGCACCGGTCTGCTGGGCCCCGCCGAACTCGCCGGACTGGCCGCCACGATGGCCCGTCAGCTCGACGAGAGCTGCCGGGTGGTGCCCGAACTGGCCTTGCACCGCGTCGATTTGGCGGCCGCGTTCGCCGAGGTGGCCCGGCTGCCCGGCGGCGCCGAGACCCAGCGGGTGCACGGCGATCTGCACCTCGGGCAACTGCTGCGCGGCCCGGCCGGCTGGGCCCTGATCGACTTCGAGGGCGAACCATCGCTCCCGATGGCCGAACGGGCCGTCCCGCACTCGCCGTTGCGGGACGTGGCGGGAATGCTCAGATCCTTCGAGTACGCCGCGGACCACGCGGACCTGCTGGCCGGTCCGTCGAATCCGGCGGCCACCGCCCGGCTGCGGATCTGGGCCGAGCAGGGCGCGGACGCGTTCTGCCTCGGCTACGCCGGGGTGGCCGGCTGGGACCCGCGCGGACAGGACGCGCTGCTCCGGGCCCACACCCTGCACAAGGCGGTCTACGAGGCGCACTACGAGGCCCGCCACCGGCCCGACTTCCTGCCGATCCCGCTGGCCGCGGTCCGCCGACTGCTGGCCCAATGA
- a CDS encoding nuclear transport factor 2 family protein, with the protein MSNLTADHVTAAYDALMSGDRAKAAEYWDPQVRFLTPGNHTFAGWHEGLENFMDFIDTVGKASGGTFQIEPVTILINEADGYTVDVNKTSGSRAHATESASPYDRLEIEGLHLLKWENGKVVEGRGAIFGDGLTNFNLWWSPVGPKGERTTL; encoded by the coding sequence ATGAGCAACCTCACCGCGGATCACGTCACCGCCGCCTACGACGCCCTGATGTCCGGGGACCGTGCGAAGGCCGCCGAGTACTGGGACCCGCAGGTCCGCTTCCTGACTCCCGGCAACCACACCTTCGCCGGCTGGCACGAGGGCCTGGAGAACTTCATGGACTTCATCGACACGGTCGGAAAGGCCTCCGGCGGCACTTTCCAGATCGAGCCGGTGACCATTCTGATCAACGAGGCCGACGGCTACACGGTGGACGTCAACAAGACCTCCGGATCGCGGGCGCACGCCACCGAGAGCGCCTCGCCCTACGACCGTCTGGAGATCGAGGGTCTGCACCTCCTGAAGTGGGAGAACGGAAAGGTCGTCGAGGGCCGGGGCGCGATCTTCGGCGATGGCCTGACCAACTTCAACCTCTGGTGGTCGCCGGTCGGCCCGAAGGGTGAGCGCACCACGCTCTGA
- a CDS encoding VOC family protein encodes MNWSHVALNCARVSATEDFYTRWFGFERANSFVLGDLQIVFIRLGESYLELFGPADESTAVDSPAATPTADGPQQRGTARHIAFQTDDVDGLLERLGDQARITLGPLDFSEYIEGWRSVWLTDPDGIVVEVSQGYKDAS; translated from the coding sequence GTGAACTGGTCGCACGTCGCCCTCAACTGCGCGAGAGTCTCGGCCACCGAGGACTTCTACACCCGTTGGTTCGGCTTCGAACGGGCCAACTCCTTCGTCCTCGGTGATCTGCAGATCGTCTTCATCCGGCTCGGCGAGTCCTACCTCGAACTCTTCGGCCCGGCCGACGAGAGCACCGCCGTCGACAGCCCGGCGGCCACCCCGACCGCCGACGGACCGCAGCAGCGGGGGACGGCGCGGCACATCGCCTTCCAGACCGACGACGTGGACGGCCTCCTGGAGCGCCTCGGCGACCAGGCCCGGATCACCCTCGGCCCGCTGGACTTCTCCGAGTACATCGAAGGCTGGCGCAGCGTCTGGCTCACCGACCCGGACGGCATCGTCGTCGAGGTCAGCCAGGGCTACAAGGACGCCTCCTAG